Part of the Thermus sp. LT1-2-5 genome, AGGGCAGTGTGGCCGGATAGACCCGGGCCGCGAAACCCGAGGGCGGGCGCTTACCTCCTCCAGAGCCGCTCCATCATCGCCCCAAGGGGAGCGGCGAAGACTCCCTCCCCCAACGGGGAAGGTCTCCCCTCCCGGGTAAATCACGAAGGCCTCCTGGGGCTTGAGGTCCTTCAGCGCCTCGTGGAACCCCCGGGAAGGCCGGGGATCAAGGCTCCGCTTGACCTCCACGGCCCAGAGCCTCCCCCCGGGCAGGAGGAGGACCAGGTCCACCTCCGCCCCGGCCCGGGTGCGGTAGAAGTAGGCCTCGCCCCCCTCGGGAAGCACCTGGAGGAGGTTCTCCACCACGAAGCCCTCATAGCTCCTCCCCACCACGGGGTG contains:
- a CDS encoding DUF4143 domain-containing protein yields the protein MGPSVTSQELKGLRLLVDLYLLRRLPPLEANVGKRLVKSSKLYLRDSGLVHALLGLRTLEDLLAHPVVGRSYEGFVVENLLQVLPEGGEAYFYRTRAGAEVDLVLLLPGGRLWAVEVKRSLDPRPSRGFHEALKDLKPQEAFVIYPGGETFPVGGGSLRRSPWGDDGAALEEVSARPRVSRPGSIRPHCPCW